One part of the Macrobrachium nipponense isolate FS-2020 chromosome 38, ASM1510439v2, whole genome shotgun sequence genome encodes these proteins:
- the LOC135209481 gene encoding cubilin-like — protein MTRMTKLLFLPGIWLLLLLAGTESAPKTTTTATEEPPEKHPKVLVRDEATLPPKTTTKWHEKPLVRNEPTLPPKTTTKWHEKPHEKLQQRQITNCSVNTGRIVASSGTIGIGSIGGNYNDNEYCVWEIEVPEGLIIWFTWEYFELEGPESWCPYDYVDISDYATGDSLTGRVCGSSIPRSVRSRSNIVRVTFNSDYSVTYQGFGLRFEASSDVYETTETTTTTTWLPQTSCSVDTGNCCVTSRGISTDCFFTCNCQTGYNVQIFRYYFNLKMTWRSLRRPLESRGDPGASLPLASVFGGLHSSSTSLAGVCGDSEGVWEGIWLRTGFCRAQNFLVVTLIDMRAERDEERS, from the exons ATGACCCGGATGACGAAGCTACTTTTCTTACCTGGCATatggctgctgctgcttctggctGGCACCGAGAGTGCTCCCAAGACGACGACGACGGCGACAGAAGAGCCACCG GAAAAACACCCAAAGGTTCTGGTCCGCGATGAAGCCACTCTTCCACCAAAGACAACGACGAAATGGCACGAAAAACCTCTGGTCCGAAATGAACCCACTCTTCCACCAAAGACAACGACGAAATGGCACGAAAAACCTCACGAAAAACTTCAACAGCGACAGATAACGAACTGCAGCGTCAACACAG GTCGAATAGTGGCGTCCTCAGGTACAATCGGGATAGGGTCCATTGGAGGAAACTACAACGATAACGAATATTGTGTCTGGGAGATCGAGGTTCCTGAAGGACTGATCATTTGGTTCACATGGGAGTACTTCGAACTAGAGGGTCCAGAGTCTTGGTGCCCTTATGACTACGTTGACATTTCTGATTATGCAACTGGAGACAGCTTGAC TGGAAGGGTTTGTGGCAGCAGCATTCCACGGTCTGTCAGGAGCCGCAGTAACATCGTCAGGGTGACTTTCAACAGCGATTATTCTGTCACGTATCAGGGATTCGGGCTCCGTTTTGAGGCTTCATCGg ATGTGTATGAAACAACTgagaccacaacaacaacaacttggcTACCTCAGACGAGCTGCAGTGTTGACACAGGTAATTGCTGTGTGACCTCCAGGGGAATCAGCACTGATTGTTTTTTCACTTGCAATTGTCAAACTGGTTACAACGTTCAAATCTTCCGTTATTATTT TAACTTGAAAATGACCTGGAGGAGTTTGCGAAGACCACTGGAGTCGAGGGGGGATCCGGGAGCGAGTCTTCCTCTGGCTTCAGTCTTTGGGGGTCTTCATAGCTCTTCCACTTCCCTTGCAGGAGTTTGTGGAGACTCGGAAGGAGTCTGGGAAGGAATCTGGCTTCGAACAGGCTTCTGCAGAGCTCAGAACTTTCTCGTCGTTACATTAATTGACATGAGGGCAGAAAGAGACGAAGAGAGAAGCTGA